The Aneurinibacillus uraniidurans genome segment TAGCACTGGACCATCGACAATTGTGCCGCCGAGTGGGTTCGGGCGGTCCAGAATGACAATCGGGATACCAGCTTTTTGTGCGGCCACCATACAATAGTTCATTGTCGACATGAATGTATACGAACGAGCTCCGATATCCTGCATGTCAAATACAAGCACATCTACATTTTTAAGCATAGCCGGTGTCGGCATGCGAGTCGTTCCATACAAACTGTATACCGGGATTTTAAGGGTCGGATGTGTGTAAGATGTTACATACGCTCCTGCTTTTGCTTTGCCATCGAGTCCGTGTTCTGGGCTGTACAGCGCGGTAAGTGAAGCACCGGGATAGGAGGCTAGCACATCTATCATGCTGACTCCCTTACTGTTGACACCTGTTTGGTTCGTAATTAATCCGATACGTTTGCCGTCAATGAGATGAGAATACTTCTCTAGTAAAATATCATCGCCTAACTTAAAAGAGGATGTATCGGGTGCTTGCGGTGCAACAGAAGCTGATGCAGGCAGGATCATCCCTATAAGCAGTACGATTAGTGCCGTAAGCACTGACAACCATTTTTTCATTCTTTCTCCCTGCTTTCCTTTATGTATATAACTTGATTATACGTGGATTCATTTCATCTTCCTACCAATTTGGCATGGAATCATTCAAAAGTTCTATGAGATTTTTCGAGAAGAATGAAACTTGTGTGACAAGTACCTCGTATAAAAAATCAATGAGAAAACTATGATCGAGGGGGATAATCTCTTATGTTTAAAAAGTTTATGGCCAAGATCGGCATTGGTTCTGCAAAAGTGAATCTCGTTTTGCATAAAGACGGCTGTGAGATGGGACAGACTGTAACAGGTGATTTGATGATTGAAGGTGGGTCGGTTGAGCAAAGGATTAACCGGCTGGATGTTGATTTCATGCTGAGTATTCGGACGAAACAAAAAGAATACGTACACCGTGTAGCAACCATTCCGATGTCAGGAGCGTTTGTCATCGGCGCATCTGAGCGCAAAGTGCTGCCGTTCTCGTTTGTATTGCCGCCTGATTTACTCGTAAGTGCGCCATCTGTGGCATACTACTTCACGACACATCTTGATATTGCTGATGGAGTGGACAGTGGTGATCGCGATTATCTTCATGTACTCATGCCGCATCATTTGGCTAACACGGTCGAAGCGTTTCGTTTGCTTGGCCTAATGGAAAAGCCGAACTCGCGCAAATTTGATGGCTATACACAGCAGTTCGAATTTGCCCCAACTACGATGTGGCGCGGTCAGGTCGAGGAAGTAGAATTTGTGGCGGCAATGGAGCCAGATGGCATTCGTTTGCTGCTGGAAGTCGATCTGTATTCTTTCGGACGTGAAACGGAGCTGCGCCGTGACGTATACATTCCAGCGGAGACAGCGGGTCAGGTGCAGGCACTTGCTGATTATTTACACAGTATGATTGATGAGATGATTGCAAATCCGCAGATGTATATGCATGTGCGCGATTACTTTGGCCGAGGACACCATCATGATTATCAGAGCTATGGTGCTAACCGCTACGGTGGGTTTGCCGGAGCATTGGGAGGCGTGGCTGTTGGAATGCTTGGTGGCATGATCCTTTCTGAAGTCATGGGAGATTTCATGGAAGATGCGCTTGGGGGAATTGGCGATATCGGACAGGAATTGGAGTCTGCGGCAGAAGACTTTGGTGGCGATTTGTTTGATGGTGGATTTGACTTTGGTGACGATGAATAAAAGCTCGTAAAAATAGCGATACAAGTAAGAATCAGGTATGTGTTAGGCGGATACTTACACAGGCGTTACGAAGGAGGGAATTCCATGGACTTTACCCAACACGCACTTACAGAAGCAGGAAAGATGGAACCGGGGAGCTTACCCCACCTGACAGAAGATGAGCGCCGGAAAGCAGAGGAGCTGGCGCGATCAATTCAGGTGAACGATAGCACAGCCGTGCTGCAGTACGGCGCAGCTTTGCAAAACGAGATCTCACAGTTTTCAGATACGATTCTTGATCATGTACGTGCCAAAGATGGCGGTGAAGTCGGCCAGGCACTTACTGAGTTAATGCTCAAAGTTAAAGAAGTGGATACGACGACGCTTTCGGGTCGCAAAGGTGGACTGCTATCGAAGGTACCTGTGTTTGGTTCCATGATGAATTCTGGCAAAAAGATGCTAGCGCAGTATGAAAAGCTGGGCGGTCAGGTCGCGACGATTACGAAGCAGCTTGGGACGGCGAGTGAACAGCTTTTACGGGATATCAAGCTGCTCGATACGCTGTACGAGAAGAATCGAGAATTCGTCCGGGAGATTGATTTGTACATTGCGGCTGGGAAAATGAAGCTAGCTGAGCTTGCGACAGAAGTACTGCCTGCGCTGAAGCAGAAAGCAGAAGCATCTACTGACCCAGCTGATGTACAGGAGTTAAACGACATGGGTCAGCTGATTGAGCGGCTAGAGAAAAAAGTACATGATCTGCTTTTAACACGTACGGTAACGATCCAATCTGCACCGCAAATCCGGCTGGTGCAAAACAATAATCAAGTACTGGTCGAAAAAATTCAATCGTCCATTTTAACAACGGTTCCATTGTGGAAAAATCAGCTTGTGATCGCAGTGAGTCTCCAGCGTCAGAAGAACGCGCTTGATGTGCAAAAGCAAGTCACTGATACGACGAATGAACTGCTGCTGCGTAATTCAGAGCTATTAAAGATGAACTCAATTAACATCGCCAAAGAGAACGAGCGTGGGGTGATCGAGATTGAGACTTTGAAGAAAACACAGTCAAATCTTGTTGACACACTGGAACAGACATTGCAGATTCAGCGGGAAGGACGAGAGAAACGACAGGCAGCAGAACAGGAAATCACGTATATGCAAAAAGAGCTGAAAGAAAAATTAACCGCACTGGCAACCGAATATCGGCGCCGGTGATCAAAAAAAAGGTTGGAGCAATATGCTTCAACCTTTTTTTTGTGTCGTTCTTCTAATTACAAAGATAATAGTATGTTCAGAATATGTTCAGAATCATTTGATAATATAGAGGTGTTCAGTTTATGCTAGTGTGATTTCAAAAAAGCTGAGAATATCCAGAGGGAGGACAACTCGCTTGATTACTAGAAAAAACGTTACGGCGGATGATGTTTCATTTCTCTATCAATTATATAAGGAAACAAGAGGGGAGGCGCTAGTAGTAATGGACTGGGACGAGGAAGAGAGGGAAGCATTTCTTCGTATGCAGTTCGATATGCAGAGGAGTTCGTATGCGCTACAACATCTAGCAGCTGATCATGAGATTATAAAGCTTGATAAGGTGCCTATCGGTCAGGTTATGACCAAAATCACAGATCATTCCATCTGGCTTATTGATTTATCTTTGCTGGCACAATATCGAAACCAGGGGATTGGTACATGCTTGATTCGGGATCTTCAAGAGCGAGGAGAGAAGATGAGGAAGGCTGTGCGCCTGCACGTGCTATATAATAATCCGGCACAAGATTTGTATGCAAGGCTTGGATTTTATATAACGAGTGAAAAATTTCCGTACCTCGCGATGGAGTGGTTGTCGAGTGAAAAAGTAGAAAGAAATAAGAACAAAGATTAGGATGAGTGATCAATATGTGGACGAAACTAGGATGTGTACTAGCGCATACGCTTCAAAAGGTTGGGGGAAATATACTCCCGCCTTTTGAAGCGTATGGTTATTCGTCTGCCATGCCGTACACATCAAGCACCTGCTCGATGCGTCGTTGCTTCCGCTCGATGACCCGTTCAATAAATCGCTCGTAGTCATCATCGGCCTGCCGATTTCGTTCCGCATATAGATGCTTGAGTTGAGTCAGATGCTCAATGAGTGTTAGATCGGTAGAATAAGCATCACCGGCCTTAACCTTGCGCAAAATGATCTCTAGCAGTTTTTCATTCGATGCCTCGATTGATTTTGTACCTTGCCGAATGTAGATCGCGCCATAGCGTAACTCGCCTCGACTGATAATCGAAGTATACGGAACGTATTTCGGATCGTATTCAATAATAAGCACCTGAAACTTTTTATCCGTAAATGGAGCAGATGCTTGCCCATCAAAAATAAAATCTTCCGTGCGGTATTTGACCCAGCTTGGCAGATAATTGCCGAGTTTATTATCTACGTCGGCCTTATCGAGAAAATCTTGATTAGACAAGCCATCAAGAGAGGAACTGCCATCCGCTTGCTGCCCCACTCCAACAATAATCGAGCCGCCACCCGAGTTCGCAATCGCGAGAATATGTTTAGCGAGTTTCGTGAGATCAATCCACTTCGCTTTAAAATCGAGAAAGTCTGTTTCTCCTGTATTATGGAGCAGCAAGTCGCACAGTGTATCATGCGTAGGATCAAGCAGAAAATCTTTCAGCTTTTGTGGCTGAATATCTTCATAAAACATCGTATTCGCCCTTCCTTACTCGTTTGCTTGTATTATATCGTATGGAATGGGACAATGTGCATGTATATTTATATTATTGGTGATATATTCTCCTAGAAACCTTTGTAAAGGGAAGTCCATACTATAAGGTAAGTGATTCCAAGTAGAGGTGTACTATATATGAATGGGAATTCTTCTCTTGTTCTAACGGTCGTTGTACTCGGGTTTATATTCATCCTGGTCATGGTTAGGTCGTTCAAAAGCAGGAAAAATCGCTGTTTAGTTTATACAGCTCTTAACCATGATGACTATTTTAAAATAGTAGCACGTTTAAAATCTGCCGGGATTAGCTATGCTGTAAAAACACCGTCAAATTCAGGGTATCCCACTCCTTCTGGCTATTCAACGTCACATGATTATACACAATACGATATTTATGTAAAAAAAGAGAATCAGCATAAGGCACAACAAGCCATTCATAACGGTAAATAAACAGAAAGCCCTCACTATCCAAAATGGATTGCGAGGGCTTTCTGTTTATTTATTTACTGCACTTCCTAGCCGTTTAAGCTTATTCCATCCAACTGTGATTCCGCGCAGCGCAGACCAGATTGACTTTATGACAACATACGTCATGAACTGTCGGTAAATAATTCGCTGCAGGAACAGCCAGATCAAAGGTTTCGGGCTTTCTTCCTCCAGGCGGAATGCATAGAAGGAGGCAAGAAAATCAACCAGGAAGAACACAACATAGAACAATAATGTTTTTTGCGGCTGTACGCCGAACAGTCCCATAACAAAGAGAATGTCAGCGAGCGGTGCAATCAACTGGAATACGTATTGGAACAGCCACATATTAGGCAGGCCAACAAATCCGAGCGATTTTTGTTTCCGATTAAAGAGCGCACCCCGGTGTTTCCATAAGCACTGAAGGGTACCGTATGTCCAGCGATAGCGCTGCTTGATCAGGCTGCGGACGTCTTCCGGCGCTTCAGTATAGGCGTAAGCTCGTTCTTCGTACATAATCCGATACCCGTTACGCAGAAGCGTCAGTGTAATATCAGTATCTTCCGCTAGAGTATCTTCCTGGAAATAACCAACTTCGGCTACCGCTTTTTTGCGCCACGCTCCAATTGCTCCTGGAACGACAGCGATGCAGTTTAGTTCATCGAACGCACGTCGGTCCAGATTAAACCCAGTGACATACTCCACATGCTGCCATTTGGTCAGCAGGTTACGGGCATTTCCGACTTTTACGTTTCCAGAGACCGCAGCAATGCTAGGATCAACAAAGTGACGGGTAAGCAGAGCAATGGCGTCTTTCGCAATGAGTGTATCCGCATCAAGGGCGATGACGATGTCACCGGATGCTTCCATGAATCCGCGGTTTACGGCAGACGATTTCCCGCCATTTTCTTTGGAAATCAGTTTGACATACGGATATTCTTTAAACGTTTCTTTTACTACTTCCGCTGTAAGGTCAGTCGATCCATCATCGACAACAATGATTTCAAAGTCTGGATAATTACTTTCCAAAATCGAATGTACCGTTTTCGCAATAACTTTTTCTTCATTATAAGCTGCGATTACCACGCTGACCGGCGGAGTAAAATTCATATTTACCGCACGGGCGCGACTTCTTCGCTTCTGTCTAGAAGCAAGATAGATCAGAACGAGGAAGCGAATCATCCCAACACCAATGGATAGATAGAATAAAAAGGCAATTCCTTTCTGCCATCCAGAAACAGCTGTGAAGACGGTTTTGTCATACGTCATAAACGGATTTTCCGTGTGTGAAACAACCGGCATAAGATCATTTGGTGTCTTGCCAAGTAATTGATGCACCGTCGTAAATGTGTAGCCCAT includes the following:
- a CDS encoding sporulation protein, giving the protein MFKKFMAKIGIGSAKVNLVLHKDGCEMGQTVTGDLMIEGGSVEQRINRLDVDFMLSIRTKQKEYVHRVATIPMSGAFVIGASERKVLPFSFVLPPDLLVSAPSVAYYFTTHLDIADGVDSGDRDYLHVLMPHHLANTVEAFRLLGLMEKPNSRKFDGYTQQFEFAPTTMWRGQVEEVEFVAAMEPDGIRLLLEVDLYSFGRETELRRDVYIPAETAGQVQALADYLHSMIDEMIANPQMYMHVRDYFGRGHHHDYQSYGANRYGGFAGALGGVAVGMLGGMILSEVMGDFMEDALGGIGDIGQELESAAEDFGGDLFDGGFDFGDDE
- a CDS encoding toxic anion resistance protein, giving the protein MDFTQHALTEAGKMEPGSLPHLTEDERRKAEELARSIQVNDSTAVLQYGAALQNEISQFSDTILDHVRAKDGGEVGQALTELMLKVKEVDTTTLSGRKGGLLSKVPVFGSMMNSGKKMLAQYEKLGGQVATITKQLGTASEQLLRDIKLLDTLYEKNREFVREIDLYIAAGKMKLAELATEVLPALKQKAEASTDPADVQELNDMGQLIERLEKKVHDLLLTRTVTIQSAPQIRLVQNNNQVLVEKIQSSILTTVPLWKNQLVIAVSLQRQKNALDVQKQVTDTTNELLLRNSELLKMNSINIAKENERGVIEIETLKKTQSNLVDTLEQTLQIQREGREKRQAAEQEITYMQKELKEKLTALATEYRRR
- a CDS encoding GNAT family N-acetyltransferase → MITRKNVTADDVSFLYQLYKETRGEALVVMDWDEEEREAFLRMQFDMQRSSYALQHLAADHEIIKLDKVPIGQVMTKITDHSIWLIDLSLLAQYRNQGIGTCLIRDLQERGEKMRKAVRLHVLYNNPAQDLYARLGFYITSEKFPYLAMEWLSSEKVERNKNKD
- a CDS encoding RNA-binding domain-containing protein, whose protein sequence is MFYEDIQPQKLKDFLLDPTHDTLCDLLLHNTGETDFLDFKAKWIDLTKLAKHILAIANSGGGSIIVGVGQQADGSSSLDGLSNQDFLDKADVDNKLGNYLPSWVKYRTEDFIFDGQASAPFTDKKFQVLIIEYDPKYVPYTSIISRGELRYGAIYIRQGTKSIEASNEKLLEIILRKVKAGDAYSTDLTLIEHLTQLKHLYAERNRQADDDYERFIERVIERKQRRIEQVLDVYGMADE